acattttttgcagttttgttgttgtctggaCAACAGCAACTGGTGGGAAAGCTGGGAGGGAATGAGCAAGGCAAAGAGGTGATGGTCTTTCAAAGAATACTGCCAAAAGCATTTTAGTAAAtcaattcaaaaagaaaatcactatATAACTTCATATCACAAACAGATTAATGGATTttataaagaacattttcattttattggaGTGTGACAAACTTATTTCCTTCATTCTGTAATGGATGCTCCATGTATTTTGAGTTTGTCTGTCTGCTTCCTGGCCTTTGCGTGGCTGACTGTTCTGGACtgaaataattataataatctTTAATATTCAGAATGAACTGGATTATAACAACCTCATTCTTTTCATcttaatttgatgttttttgtctttggtgAAGAAACTGGCCCTTCAAGAGTACTTTGGAGTGCTGTGCCATCTACAAATACTACAAATTTGAAGAGTTTAGTCTCTAAATTACAAGGGAAGGCAGTTGCCTTTGCAACCACAATAGCCCATGGGACTATCCTCCTCCAATAGAAATCAGATAAACTTCCTTCATTTGATGGCTggattatcccttgtgctatcctaggcactttaacgttgggagttgggtcatctagacccactagacagtgcgctgaaccttttttcttcaatgatttgtgatcttcactggtgtccatggattacatgaaatctttccacctttatctacctttaTCATatcgattgtgtagcataattaaaaataaaagtcaaaaccagaaatgctttttctttttcaaaatgaagctgcatttttttgactcaaaattaaaatgaaaaagtaattcaCCAAAATGctgtttcatttcctttttcaacactgcttattctgttacttaattaaaatgataaagaaaatggtatttgacatttcattttcaaaaaagttctctggtaaatgtgtagcaaaattcatttagaaatgtctaatttgacaattaaaatggattcacagaaatgctttttcattttcaaaatgtagctgcatcaaatgactcaaaattcaaatgaaaaagcaatacttcaaaatgctttttcattttatacttaagaaccgtttattctgtgtcatacttaaaacgaaaatgcaaagaggggattgcatttgtgttgtcacatccaccctgcgaaaagtgtctcataattcaattccacttcgcatttccagaggggaggcggggcgatgacgtcagtgctctctgcgtgtgtccggctgctaagaggcACAGTCATGTCTAGGAGCAGCTTTGTGTCAGCGGCAGGGGAGATGGCTTTGTGACGTTTATGCTcccctgatgattgtacacagcttctcaggactacgtagcagtattTCAAGGGTTAGAGAAATGCTGTGTTTCAACTGGAAATACagtaggtagaaaagtgctgaAAAAAGTTTCTGGAAATTGGGACACCCTTTAGAAATTGTAAAAGATTTGAGTAAAATGAagtgtttttgtatgttttagCCCAATAACTTAAGTATGAAGATGTATATGTATGCGCACATAAGTGTTTCTGTAACTATACGTGCACGTACACTTGTGTTTTTACAGGTAGGAGAAATAGAGAAAATCATTTGTAAAATTTCTGTCATGGATGTacactgtttattttattattattttccctGATGTGTTGTTTGTAAGGGAGTTTTGGGGGTGGTGTGGGAGGGTTATTGTGAGGTTTCATGTGGTTAGGTCTGTATCATAAAActtctgaaaataaagtttattgaaaataaaataaagtgaagAGTTTAGACCAATgagatataactcattggtttaGACCCAAATACACGGAAGAGATGAAAGCAGCTGTCAAAGTACCGTCTACTTCCCTTCAGAAGATCAAAAGACTGATCGCCTTCATGCCAGGCTGCGTTAAAGATAAGACTGCAGAAAATATCTGTCAacacattcaataaaaaaagccatttcATCATTTGaactctttatttaaaaaaattggcaTTTCAAGAAAAGAGATAAAATACAAAAGTGATAAGGACActaaagaaacagaaatgtgaGTTATGAGATTGCTTCCCTCCTAAAGTCCCAGCTGTCTTTATGCTCAGAACcttttcatcaaaaaaaattaaaaacattccccctcaggaaaacaaaactgttggaTGAGATGACGGAGAGCTCCGATGCAGTtggacccccctccccctggaTTCAGTCTGTGGTTGTGCGGCGGTACCAGAAGCGGGCCCTGAAGTCGTCGCTGCAGGTCATGAAGCCGGGGTTTGTGGGCGAGTGGACGATGCAGCGGACGATGTTGTTGTGGCCCAGAGACAGCAGGTTCTTCCGTTCAGCCGTGCGGGAGTCCCAGCAGCAGAGGCTGATGGTGCGCTCGTCGGGCAGCAGAACATAGTCCTCGGTGTGGTTGAACACGCCCTGGGTGCGATGCATCTGACGGCCACTCAGCCCCGCACCTGGAAggaaaaaacttaaatgaatgaaGACACAAGGCTccagtttttttctccctttctgtttctttcttaCCTGTGTACTTGACCAGAGTCCGGCCTGTGGAGATCTCCCAAAGCTTGACCACCGAGTCTTTCCCACTGGACAGGACGTACTTTGAGTTCTTGGAGAAAATGGCGGAGCAGACTTCCGCCCCATCGTGTGCCTTCTCGAAGGTGGTCACGCAGCGGTTGGAAACGCCGTCCCACAGTTTGATGCTGCCGTCCTTGCTGCAGGAGACATAGCTGTTGGCGCTGGGGTTGTAGCTGACCCCGCTGATGGTGTCCGTGTGCTGGTCCAGTGGGTTGCAGGACACAAAGCACTGGAAGGTGTTGACGTCGTAAAGCCGCAACGTCGGGTGCTGCGTTCCCACCAGCAGAAAGTCCCCCGAAGGGTGAAAGGAGATGGAGCGCAGCATCTCAGCCTCCTGCAGGGAAGCAGAGAATTTATATTCTGTGCTGTAATTGTTCCAAAACCCAAAAGTGGTACACAATTTATATAATCCAGGATCATTTTAGAACATATAGGGCATATAATCTGGATAAAAAGTACCACAAGGTGAAAACAGATCGTTAGTTTTTTTTGCAACTGTTTTATGAATATGACAGGGACACCACAGCAGCTAGATTTGCAGTATTTTGTCTCAACAACGTGCAGATTGCTGAGACAACCTGCATAACAGCACCCACAGCTTTCAGACCAATCTCTCACTGATCAAAGCATGtactttaaagattttttttaacccacatAGGTGTTAATCAGGTCTGTGTGAGGCACTGGTTATGTTTACAAACACCAATctcatatatactgtatatatatatagatatatatatatatatctatatatatatagatatatatatatagattatatattttagccaaaatcagaacggagcagagcagggagcttgtggcctgccgttgtagtttttacatcacaattacaatttttttccaactaCAAATGcatgattcacaacgatttgaataaagaaatactcagaaatgcaattttaggtttaattttcttcatgtatgtcctccatcattggaATAccgctgcaagaacatgttaaaaacaccaaaaacgccattttcattagagtgggtctatGATTAACCTAAGAgaaatcagtttaaatattcaaatgaaCAATGATAATCAAAGATCTCGGTTTACATGACTTAACCTGCCATCCTCCTGGAGAAAGCAGATGGTAATCTGGGAATTTAAAAggatgtaaacacacacataccagTGTAGACAGACGACAGCAGCAGGacaaagactttcaaaataaagctgataTGTAGGAGGATCTGACCTGGATGTATTTGAAAGCTCGTTTTGCAGAAGGTTTGGAGTAGTCAAACAGCTTCAAGGTGTAGTCCCGGGACCCAGAAGCTAAAATCTGTTCTGTGGGGTGGAAGGCCAGGCAGGTCACCTCATCGACGTGGTCATACAGGGTTCGGATCACCGGGTGGTTCTCCATGTTCTGCTGAGCCGTCTCATTCATCATCACCTGTTACAGACACAGGGAAGAAGTGTCAGGGCAGAGACGCCCACAGAGCCTGGGATGCAGCTCTCCCCGCCCCGCAGCACCTCGATAGGCATGGCGCTCTTCGCCAGCATCCGCTCTGTATCCAGGATCTTGATGGACGCGTCGGCGGAGCCAGTGGCGATGAGCTGGCCGTCGCGACTGTAAGTGGCCACCCGGCAGGGCCCCTTATGAGACGTGACGTAGCAGGTCTCGTACTCCGACGCCTCCGGTGACATGGTCTGGACGTCCGCATCAAACTCCATATCGATGCCGACCCCCGGCGCCACTGTGTCTGAGCGTCCGATCGCGTACTGTACGGCGCTGTCATCGTTCTCCATCCCTGCAACGGAAAGCACATCCTGCTGCAGCCAGGGCCCCCGTCACCGCGATCCCGGGACCCGGAGCGGCTCTTACCGATCTTAGCGAGCTGCATCAGCTGCTCGGAAGGAGACACGACGTTCTGCGGCTTGACCTCGTTGATGAGGCTGTTAGCGATGCTGGTATATCCGTCATACAGCAGTTGGCTAATGATGAGTTTGTAAAGTTGCTGTCGGTCCTTCAACGTTGGCTTGGGTCGAAACATCTTGCTTCTCTGCCGCGGGTCAGTGGACACTCAGAACCGGTGAAAGGTTAGCTAAAGCAGCTAACAACGTTAGCTTCGAGGCTGATGATCATACAACAAATCGCACAAAATTACaccaaaagacacaaaaattAATCAGTTACATGTATAACATGAAACGACTGAGTGTGCGGAGTTTGCATTAAACTAACAACGAGTTTATGTCCCCAAACTTACATAAATTTTAACTTTACAGCAGTACATGCACGCCATGCAAGGGCTCCCAGCAGCAAGTCTGCGTGCTACGTCATGACGCAAAACAACAGTCAttggtttttcttcttctcctttttggTTGTTCTGCTGCTGGCTGACATACAAAAGCAATACTGCCACCTTCAGAATTTCTCCAGTATGACATCGGTATATAGTTTAAATATTGAGTGACATCCGAAACTGTAAAGCAGACAttctatatataaaaaaacgcccctctcacccttccgcgTGTGGTTTCTCAcgcaagctcgggtcctctgccagaggcctgggagcttgagggtcctgcagtatcttagctgttcctagcactgtccttttctggactgagatgtctgaggtctttccagatATCTTTTATAGCCACTcgccagcttgggggttactgccccgagtgcttcaattaccacaggcaccactgtcaccttcactttccatgctttctccaattcttctctgagtccctggtatttgtccagtttctcatgttccttcttcctgatgttcccatcgcttggcactgccacatccaccacaacggctttcctctgttctttatccaccactacaatgtctggttggttccccattaccatcctgtcagtctggatctggaagtcccacaggatctttgccctctcattctctaccaccttcggatgtgtttcccattttgaccttgtggtttccaattttctttaaattgaaaGATGCATTTGtagtatttatatatatatagattccAGAAATACTACAAATACATCTTTCaattgaaagaaaacagaaagtcACAAGGTGAGCCAATAAGAACCTTAAAAACTCTAGCTTCAAAGAGTAGATCAGAAGTCTCAACTTGATGATAATAGTACTTTCACCTTAACAGTTAATGAAGGAAGGCACATATTTACATGTTCAGATTAGTAGGATTAATAGATAAATTAGAACCCTCTTTCACAAAGGTATTTTGTCTCTGCCATTCCCTTTCAAACTGAGATTGATTTATACATAATGTGACATGGAAGAAGGTATTCTCAAAATAATTATCTTATTTCTAATGGAACAAAAAGTATCCCACAAACtgctaaatgtatgtttttgcccttaaaaaacatttctaaagacagttaaatttaatcaaacTGTATGATGTGCTTTTGTGAACAGTTTCATGAAACTGTAATTTATATAATTTAGCATGTTTTTCGATATTTCCATAACACAAAatatttgtgattttgtttgttgTAAATGTACACGGCTAAATTTTACATTCAAAGATTCctgttctaaaaaggaaaaaagggttGTTTTGAAGTGAAGGTCGTGTTTCTTGaagtgcatttattttgtcaaaatgctttaaaaaaagaaaatttgaatttcaaagttataaatatatacatttttacttaCTATTTACCATAATTCTCTGGCATATCTTTGGCTTCAATGTTTACCTGTTTTTGCAAAGTGTCACATAAACATTTTCTAAGAATTGAATGTTGTCAGTATTTAAAGTTTATAGACATGcagataaaacttttttttgctagcTTTGCTGAAATAGTTTGCATCCACAGACAGCATGGTGGATTGTCTCTGCTGTtggtttttttcagaaaatgctcagtaacccttgtgctatcctaggcactttaccattgggagatGGATCAtacagacccactagacagtgcgctgaaccatttttcttctatgatttgtgatcttcactggtgtccatggattacatgaaatctttccacctttatccacctttgtaatggtagggagaacacgtcaatgtaagatagcacaagggttaatgcattCTGTAACATTTCTGGAACAAGCAGCACATTGAGAGTTAAAGTCATCCGTGGGCCCAAAAGTCTCTGaggttcaaaaatatatttggCCACTGTCTGTGCCTGACATACAGAGATTTCTCCAATTTCTTTGGATAATGTCATTCACTATAAACAAAGAGATTTGTAAAGCCTTTGTAATAAGaccattaaaatatttctttcaaagtttttttttactgcctgTATAAACACTTTTACAGATTGGAGAGCCTCTATTTGTCCTTACTTTTAAGTGACGCTGCCCCTTTAAGATATTTCCTTTAAAGCCAATACTGTTACAGGTTATTAGCTAATCAAATTAGTGGATAGATGTTCTTCCAACCAGACTTTGTTTTCAAGTATTGCTTTTGTTTGTAACCCCTGTTTCAGCCATTTGAAGGCCTGTGGCTGcataacattttggaaaactaaaAATTTTGTAAACACTTTTTACTGTTATGCATACTGTGGTAcccacatttttatgtttagtGTTCTGTGAGTTTAGATCTACTGTTGATAAAAAGAATGAGAAGAAATCTGTCTTTTTCCAAGTGATCCAAATGGATTTTACCCGCTAGAATGAACTAATGTGTTATACCTCTGACAGATTATCACTAAAGAAGACCTACAGCTGACATCAGCCATCGTGACAGCTTGTCTTATCAACAtgaagaataaaatgttttcctgGCTACAACCAGCTGTAAAATGTCACTCAAGTAGAGCAAcaagaaaacatacaaaaaaaacaatatgaaaGTGCTGCAGACCGTTTCAGTTTAAATTTAGGTGagaaaatccacatttttaccATCTAAAAAACAATGCGCACATGCTTGCACAGTCCTGCAGGCTTTTGTGAAGACACTGAAAACATGAGTGGTAGGAGGTGTCTTGTTGCCATGTCAA
The nucleotide sequence above comes from Oryzias latipes chromosome 5, ASM223467v1. Encoded proteins:
- the cstf1 gene encoding cleavage stimulation factor subunit 1: MFRPKPTLKDRQQLYKLIISQLLYDGYTSIANSLINEVKPQNVVSPSEQLMQLAKIGMENDDSAVQYAIGRSDTVAPGVGIDMEFDADVQTMSPEASEYETCYVTSHKGPCRVATYSRDGQLIATGSADASIKILDTERMLAKSAMPIEVMMNETAQQNMENHPVIRTLYDHVDEVTCLAFHPTEQILASGSRDYTLKLFDYSKPSAKRAFKYIQEAEMLRSISFHPSGDFLLVGTQHPTLRLYDVNTFQCFVSCNPLDQHTDTISGVSYNPSANSYVSCSKDGSIKLWDGVSNRCVTTFEKAHDGAEVCSAIFSKNSKYVLSSGKDSVVKLWEISTGRTLVKYTGAGLSGRQMHRTQGVFNHTEDYVLLPDERTISLCCWDSRTAERKNLLSLGHNNIVRCIVHSPTNPGFMTCSDDFRARFWYRRTTTD